Proteins found in one Longimicrobiales bacterium genomic segment:
- a CDS encoding UPF0182 family protein, whose product MAERPGGRGLRTPRRPGRLLAAVVVVLLLILIFGRSAAVFYTDVLWYQALDYSNVYWTRLLAIVSVRAVTGAVGAALILANVWYVLRQLGPVHLRRRYGNLEIAEQVPRAHLVTGAVAISVLAGLWLSSVQFSGNSAVALLAWLRAEPWGVQDPLFGRDLSFYIFSLPVYIRLLDYLLIVIIWSVLLVGIGYALVGAVRVRGSRLEIDDRPRVHFAVLIAGMLLVFGARFLISRYELLLGGGGFGGTIGYTDVHARIPARLVLGLLAFAAAGSLLYGVFRRTWGPPVIAVGVFLLAAVGMGVVYPAIVQKVQVEPNQLASEVEYIRWNMDFTRRAYGLTDLERRSFSYRRADADTWASLAPTLGKLPLWDLQQLQNVFTEIEARRRYYQFPDLDYDRYPTATGPEQVAIGVREFDEVDGLPANSRTWQTLHMNPMATRGFGAVVAPAAEKLRGDPVYWLGDVQPVQRNPAAPAAIELREPSVFFGEAMELYAIVGHEARATGIADEGVASDPVPHVATGVPLSSFVRIAAFSLRFAEPNLLFARELGDTSRLLFRRAVDERVSALAPFLLWDGDAQPVIADGRIVWILDGYTASSNFPLARPDTLASMELRYLRSSVKATVDAVSGEVRMYAIGPIDPILQTYRRIFNGLIRDEAEMPDFVREHLRYPTLLFQVQADVLEEYHIGRAESFFSGQDVWQIPSALSPQSAPGRADFVMAPMPGGEQPEFLLLSAFIARERQNLMGLLIARSDPGHYGELVLLEMPRDDQIKGPSQINAIIEADPIISQQLSLWQQAGRTVHRGRLRMVPTDSSLLYIQPLFLSAMDRGIPQLQRVIVTDGTAVAMAEALPEAIAALLGETGTEDVSVRDTTEADLPVAAGPAQAAWRARALELMREADARLREGDFAGFGAAWSRLRTLLENQPQN is encoded by the coding sequence CAGTGCGCGCCGTGACCGGCGCGGTGGGCGCTGCCCTGATCCTGGCCAACGTCTGGTATGTGCTGCGCCAGCTCGGCCCCGTGCATCTGCGCAGGCGCTACGGCAATCTCGAGATCGCGGAGCAGGTGCCGCGCGCGCATCTGGTGACGGGCGCCGTTGCCATATCGGTTCTGGCCGGCTTGTGGCTGTCCAGTGTGCAGTTCAGCGGCAACAGCGCCGTGGCACTGCTGGCGTGGCTGCGCGCGGAACCGTGGGGCGTGCAGGACCCTCTCTTCGGCCGCGACCTCTCGTTCTACATCTTCTCGCTGCCGGTCTACATCCGCCTGCTCGATTATCTCCTGATCGTCATCATCTGGTCCGTTCTGCTCGTCGGCATCGGCTATGCCCTTGTTGGTGCCGTGCGCGTCCGCGGGTCGCGGCTGGAAATCGACGACCGGCCACGAGTGCACTTCGCAGTTCTGATCGCGGGTATGCTGCTCGTGTTCGGAGCACGGTTCCTCATCAGCCGTTACGAGCTGCTGCTCGGCGGCGGCGGCTTCGGCGGCACGATCGGCTACACCGATGTGCACGCGCGCATACCGGCGCGGCTCGTGCTCGGACTGCTCGCGTTCGCCGCCGCGGGATCACTGCTATATGGCGTGTTCCGCCGCACGTGGGGCCCGCCGGTCATCGCGGTCGGCGTGTTCCTGCTCGCGGCGGTCGGCATGGGCGTCGTGTATCCCGCGATCGTGCAGAAGGTTCAGGTCGAGCCGAACCAGCTGGCCAGTGAAGTCGAATACATCCGCTGGAACATGGATTTCACGCGACGCGCGTACGGACTGACCGACCTGGAGCGGCGCAGCTTCAGCTATCGTCGCGCGGACGCGGACACGTGGGCGTCCCTCGCACCCACGCTCGGCAAGCTGCCGCTCTGGGATCTCCAGCAGCTGCAGAACGTGTTCACGGAGATCGAGGCGCGGCGGCGCTACTATCAGTTCCCGGATCTCGACTACGATCGCTACCCGACAGCGACCGGTCCGGAGCAGGTCGCTATCGGCGTGCGCGAGTTCGACGAGGTGGACGGTCTGCCGGCCAACTCCCGCACGTGGCAGACGCTGCACATGAACCCTATGGCGACGCGCGGGTTCGGCGCCGTTGTGGCGCCGGCCGCCGAGAAGCTGCGCGGCGACCCCGTATACTGGCTGGGCGATGTACAGCCGGTGCAGCGCAACCCCGCCGCGCCGGCGGCCATTGAGCTGCGCGAGCCGAGCGTGTTCTTCGGCGAGGCCATGGAGTTGTACGCGATCGTCGGCCACGAGGCGCGCGCGACCGGGATCGCAGACGAAGGTGTCGCCTCCGACCCGGTGCCGCACGTGGCCACGGGTGTGCCGCTCAGCTCGTTCGTTCGCATCGCCGCGTTCTCGCTGCGATTCGCGGAGCCGAACCTGCTGTTCGCCCGCGAGCTCGGTGATACCAGCCGCCTGCTGTTCCGTCGCGCCGTCGACGAGCGCGTTTCCGCGCTCGCACCGTTCCTCCTCTGGGATGGCGATGCCCAGCCCGTGATCGCCGACGGTCGGATCGTGTGGATCCTCGACGGCTACACTGCATCCTCGAACTTCCCCCTGGCGCGGCCGGACACACTCGCGTCCATGGAGCTGCGCTACCTGCGCAGCAGCGTCAAAGCGACCGTGGACGCCGTCAGCGGTGAAGTCCGCATGTATGCCATCGGCCCGATCGATCCGATCCTGCAGACGTACCGCCGCATCTTCAACGGCCTCATCCGAGACGAAGCGGAGATGCCGGACTTCGTGCGTGAGCATCTGCGCTATCCGACGCTGCTCTTCCAGGTGCAGGCGGACGTCCTCGAGGAATACCACATCGGCCGCGCCGAGTCGTTCTTCTCCGGCCAGGATGTATGGCAGATCCCGAGCGCGCTGTCCCCCCAGTCCGCGCCCGGTCGCGCGGATTTCGTGATGGCGCCCATGCCGGGCGGGGAGCAGCCCGAGTTCCTGCTGCTGAGTGCATTCATCGCACGCGAGCGGCAGAACCTGATGGGCCTGCTGATCGCGCGCAGCGATCCGGGCCACTACGGTGAGCTGGTGCTGCTCGAGATGCCGCGTGACGACCAGATCAAGGGGCCATCGCAGATCAACGCGATCATCGAAGCGGATCCCATCATCTCACAGCAGCTGTCACTGTGGCAGCAGGCCGGCCGAACCGTCCACCGAGGTCGGCTGCGCATGGTGCCCACCGACAGCTCGCTCCTCTACATCCAGCCGCTCTTCCTGTCCGCAATGGACCGCGGCATTCCGCAGCTCCAGCGCGTCATCGTGACCGACGGCACGGCCGTCGCCATGGCCGAGGCGCTGCCCGAGGCGATCGCGGCGCTGCTCGGCGAGACCGGCACGGAAGACGTCAGCGTACGCGACACGACGGAGGCGGATTTGCCCGTGGCGGCCGGTCCGGCTCAGGCCGCCTGGCGCGCGCGCGCACTGGAGCTCATGCGGGAGGCGGATGCGCGCCTGCGTGAGGGTGATTTTGCCGGCTTCGGCGCCGCGTGGAGCCGGTTGCGAACGCTGCTGGAAAACCAGCCACAGAACTAG
- a CDS encoding carbamate kinase, giving the protein MIPDSGAAARDDRTIVVALGGNALQPEGERGDIHDQFRHTRESLGAIVDLAGKGWRIAIVHGNGPQIGDALMREEFARAQVPPLPLGVLVAATAGWIGYMIQQSLENALDNAGVRRPVVTLITQVVVDREAALARPTKPIGRPLDEERARVLAEVDGWAIAPAGDRWRRVVPSPVPLEIVEADQIRRLVESDVIVIAAGGGGTPVYRHPVLRLEGVDAVIDKDRAAEVLAAGIGAAVLLILTNVDGVYRAFGRPEQELLRELRVDAAADLLAAGEFGEGSMGPKVEAAIAFIRSGGRRAIIGRLDQGLGAVLGETGTAIVP; this is encoded by the coding sequence ATGATTCCGGACTCCGGGGCCGCCGCGCGGGATGACCGCACGATCGTCGTGGCCCTCGGTGGAAACGCGCTCCAGCCGGAAGGCGAGCGCGGTGACATACACGATCAGTTCCGGCACACGCGCGAGAGCCTCGGCGCCATCGTCGACCTCGCCGGCAAGGGCTGGCGCATTGCGATCGTGCACGGCAACGGGCCGCAGATCGGCGATGCACTCATGCGCGAGGAGTTCGCCCGCGCACAGGTGCCGCCGCTGCCGCTCGGCGTTCTCGTCGCAGCGACCGCCGGCTGGATCGGTTACATGATCCAGCAGTCGCTGGAGAACGCGCTGGATAACGCCGGCGTGCGCAGGCCGGTCGTCACGCTGATCACGCAGGTGGTGGTCGACCGCGAAGCGGCGCTGGCCCGACCGACGAAGCCGATCGGCCGGCCGCTGGACGAGGAGCGGGCACGCGTGCTGGCGGAGGTGGACGGCTGGGCGATCGCACCTGCCGGCGACCGCTGGCGTCGCGTGGTGCCCTCGCCGGTACCGCTCGAGATCGTGGAGGCGGACCAGATCCGACGGCTGGTCGAGAGCGATGTCATCGTGATTGCGGCGGGCGGCGGCGGTACGCCGGTCTATCGCCATCCGGTGCTGCGGCTCGAGGGCGTGGACGCCGTGATCGACAAGGATCGCGCGGCTGAAGTGCTCGCAGCGGGGATCGGGGCGGCCGTGCTGCTGATCCTGACGAACGTGGACGGGGTGTATCGCGCGTTCGGCAGGCCGGAGCAGGAATTGCTGCGGGAGCTGAGGGTCGACGCGGCGGCGGATCTGCTCGCGGCCGGTGAGTTCGGCGAGGGCAGCATGGGACCGAAAGTGGAGGCGGCGATCGCGTTCATTCGCAGCGGCGGGCGGCGCGCGATCATCGGGCGTCTGGACCAGGGACTGGGCGCGGTGCTCGGCGAAACCGGCACCGCAATCGTGCCCTGA